The stretch of DNA GCCGTTCAGATCGATTCCCGTTTTACTGCCAAAGCCAAAGTTGCGGATATATTGGAACAGCGAGTCTTTACCGAGCCGCTGTCCCAGAACAACGAAGCCGGGATTGCAGGAATTCTCCACCACCTGCAGGAATGTCTCGCTGCCATGGCCGCCTTTTTTCCAGCAGCGGAGCTTGGCCCCGCCCACTTCAATATAGCCGGGATCGTAAAAGTGGTCATGCTGCAAATCCACCTTGTTCTCGTTCAGCGCCGCCGCCAGCGTAATGATCTTGAATGTCGAACCAGGTTCGTAGGTCATCCAAATCGGCAGATTCCGGTTATAGATCGCGGAGTCATACTCCTTATACTGGCCCGGCTCATAGCCGGGACGGCTGGCCATCGCCAGAATCTCCCCGTTCTTCGGATTCATTGCAATCGCCCAGCTTGCGTTGGCCTGATATTTGACCATGGCCTGATCCAGCTCACGTTCCATAATGGACTGAATCTGCTTGTCGATGGTCAGTTCCAGGTTCAGGCCATCCTGGGGCTGAGCGTATCTCTCCGAAGATCCAGGCATCAGCCGACCCCCTGCATCGGACAAATACGAAATATTCCCTCCGATGCCTCTCAGCAGCTTGTCATAGACATTTTCGATCCCGGTAATCCCCTGATTGTCTATGCCTGTGAAGCCAAGTATATGCGCCGCCAAATCTCCATACGGGTAAAACCGCTTGCTGTCCTCAGCCACAACGATGCCCGGCAGCTGCAAATCACGAATGTTCCCGGCAAGCTCCATCGTAATTTTGCGTCCGCCGGGCTGCAGTCTCACCGTGGATTCATGTTTTGATAACAAGGTTACCAGCTTCTCCTGCGTCATTCCCAGAAGCGGAGCCAGCTTCACCGCCGTCCCCTCTTTGTCCTTGACCTGAACCGGAATGGCATACACGGTCGGCGAACTGATGTTATAGGCCAGCGCAGTCCCTTCGCGGTCCAGAATTTCACCGCGTTTGGCCGTGAACGGAATGTTACGGCGCCACGAATTCTCCGCCTTGGCCGACAGTTCTTCTCCCTTGGACAGCTGCACATAGGCAAGACGCAAGACCAGAGCTATGAATAACACGGCAAGCCCCAGCAGAGTCCATAGCATACGCCGCCGCGAAACAACTTTCGAAACTTTCATTCCGTCATCCCCGCCTTCCAAAGCATAGACATGCACTCTTTCTTCATGACTATTCAGGACAAACAGGGCTTAGAACAAGCCTAGTTCGAGGATGCGGCATTCTGCTTAGAGTTTATATCCGGTTTTGGTTCGGAAGCCGATTCGGCATTCGGACCGGTCGCTTCCCCCGAGGCTGCTTCGGTGTCTTTTGCATCTTGCTTGTTAGGCATAAGGGTCAGCGCAACTTGCGTTTTTCCGTTATTCACGGATTCCTTCTGTACCGTGACATACCCTTCTCCGCTGACCTGGATGCCTACCTTCAGCAGGCTGAGTACTTCAAGCGCGTCACGCAGCGATTCGCCGCGCAGATCGGGAATAGTCGGTTTATCGCCCTGTTCGCTCAGCAGGTATACCTTCTGACCGGAGGACAGCGCCGTACCCGGGGACGGATACTGACTGACCACTGCCGGACCGCCTCCGACACTCTCGAAATCAAAGCCCTGGTCAAGGAGTTGTTCTCTCGCGGATTTCATCGTCTGGCCGACCATGTTCGGAGCAGTGCGAGCCGCCACCGCATCATCCCCGGATTTTTTTCCGTTCTTGTCATTCGCGTACACTTTGGGGACACCCATATACTCCAAAGACTGGGAAACGATCTTTTTGAATATCGGAGCCGCCACCCCGCCGCCACCGAGTTCCGTCTTGGGGTCGTCGACGATGACAATCACTGCAATCTTCGGATCGTTAACCGGGGCGTAGCCGATAAAAGAAACCACATTCTTGGTGTAGTCATACTCCCCGTTGACCACCTTAACCGCCGTACCGGTTTTGCCGGCAACCCGATACCCTTCGATATAAGCATGCCGGCCGGTGCCAATCTTCTGGTCTGCGACAACCTGCTCCAGATAAATGCTAGTTTGCTTGGCGCTCTCCGCCGAGATCACCTGGCGTACCACCTCCGGCTTTGTGACAGTGGCCTTGCCGGTATTCGGATCATTGATTTCCTTAACCACATATGGCTTCATCAGCTTGCCGCCGTTGGCGACCGCCGACACCGCGGCCAGCTGCTGGATCGGCGTAACCTGAACCTTCCCGTGACCGTAGGCAAGTGTCGCGTATTCCACGTCATACTGCGGCGTGAGCACTCCCTTGGCTTCTCCGGGAAGATCAATTCCCGTCTTTTGGTCGAAGCCGAAATTTTCAATGTATTGTTTCAGTCTATCTTTTCCCAGCATCTCATAGCCCAGCTTGACAAAACCCACGTTACTGGAATGCTTCACGCCATCCAGATAGGTAATTCTCCCCCAACCTCCACGCATATCATTAAGACGCCGTCTTCCGATCATGATGTAGCCCGACTGAAACTTTGCGTTCGGATCGAACAGCTTCTCCTGCACCGTGCCCGCCAGCGTCACAATTTTAAATGTCGAACCCGGTTCGTAGATGGACTTGATCGCATGGTTGTAGAAATCCCCCTGGTTCTTAGTCGCCCAGTATTCATTGGGATTGAAGGTCGGCAGATTGGCCATTCCCAGAATTTCCATCGTATTGGGATCAGCCGCTATCACTGTCATGCTCTTCGGCTGGTATTCCGTGTAGGCTTCTTTCATTGCATCTTCGATATAATACTGGATCGTACTGTCGATTGTCAGCTTCAGGCTATCGCCGTTGACGACCGGCTTATACGTCTCTGCCGCATCGGGCAGCTTAACACCCTTGCCGTCGCTCTGATAGTTAAGAGAGCCATTGGTGCCCTTAAGCAGCTTGTCGTAGAAATATTCAAGTCCGGCTACGGCGTTGCCGTCACGGTCCGTATATCCAAGAATATGAGCGGCCAGTGAGTTTTTGGGATAATAGCGTTTCTGGTCCTTGACAAAGCCGATGCCGGTTTCGCGGATATCATGCTCCTTCTCCAGCTTCTTCCCGAACTCGGTAATCTTGTCAGCCACTTCCTGATCGACCTTCCAGCCCTCGTTGCGCACCTCGCGGTTCTTATTTAAATTGCCGTCCTTGTCCTTCGAATCGACCAGTTCTTCGAGTTCCGAAACCGGCTTGTTCAATATCTCATGCAGTCCTTGGATCACCTCGTCCCGGATACCCTGTTCATGGATCACTTTCGGCTCCACGACCACTGTATAAGCGGGCACGTCGCTGGCAAGAACACTTCCGTTGCGATCTGTAATTTCTCCGCGCTGGGCTTTGATAATTGTTGTGTGCGCCCAAGTCTTCGCGGCTTCTTTTTGCCAAAAATCCCCTTGAAGCACCTGAATATAGAAAACCCGTCCGACCAGAACAAGAAAAAAGAGGGTAATACATCCCCCTATGAACAGCGTCCGAAGCTTTATTCTTTTTATCATACGCAAACCTCACAACTCTTTTTCGCGTTCTTACCGACCCTATGACTATTTTTCATTAGTATAAGCAACATTACGAGGCACAAAAATCGTCTGTTCGTCGTCAGGAGAGCTCCAGCCCCAGGAACGCGCCTTGCCTGGAATCTGCTGCTCCAGGTCCTGCTTATCTTTCTGATAGACGGCAATTTGTTTCTTCGCCTCTGAAATTTTCGTATCAAGATTCTGCGCCTGCTTGTTCAAATCGTAAATGTGGACATAGCGCCATACCAGAACGCTGGACACAAGGACGAATAAGGCAAGAGTCAGGAGATATAGAAGCTTCTCCTGCATGGGGAGCGTCGTTCGCCTTGTGATAACCTTTGTCTTTTCGCGGTAGCGTGGATTAACTTTCGGTTCCCTTTGTTGCTGCACTGCCAAATTGCCGCGGGTATAGGCCATCTCTGACTCTCCTTTTATCGTCTTTTTACAATTTCTCTGCAATGCGCAGCTTGGCCGAGCGGGCGCGAGGATTCAAGGTTAGCTCCTCTTCGCCAGGCGTAAGCGGCTTGCGATTGATCAGTTTCATCTGGCCTTCGCCTCCGCATACACATAGCGGAAAATCCGGCGGGCACGTACAGCGGCCGACATAGCTGTTCAAGATTTGCTTGCAAATCCGGTCCTCCAGGGAATGGAACGTAATCACGGAAACTCTGCCTCCGGGAGCCAAGCACCGCACAGCCGCGTGAAGGGCCTCTTCAAAAGCGCCCAATTCGTCGTTCACGGCAATGCGCAGCCCCTGAAAGCTTCGTTTGGCGGGATGACCGCCCGTCCTGCGCGTCGCGGCCGGAATTGCCTCTTTAATTATATCGGCTAGTTCCCCCGTGCTATTAATAGGACGAACTGCTCTCCGCTCCACAATTTTTCCCGCAATCCGCCTGGAGAACTTCTCCTCTCCATACCGGAACAGCACACGGGCGATTTCCTGTTCGGGCCAGGTGTTTACGATTTCCGCGGCGGTCAATTCGGCACCCCGGTCCATCCGCATATCGAGCGGAGCGTCATGGTTATAGCTAAAGCCGCGCTCTCCTTCGTCAAATTGCGGGGAAGAGACGCCCAGATCGAACAGGATACCATCCACCTGAGGGATGCCGTCTTTCTGCGGTACCATAGGCAACGCTCTCAGCACTTCCTCCAAATCCCGAAAATTCGTCTTGACCAGGATAACTTTGTCTCCGAAGGCGGCCAGCTTTTCCTTGGCGTTGTCCAAAGCCCAGTCATCCTGATCGAGCGCGATCAACCGGCCCTGACTCCCCAAGCGGGAAGCGATCAGGGCACTGTGCCCCGCTCCTCCGAGCGTACAATCCACATAGATGCCGTCTTCTCTGACATGTAAGCCCTCCGTCGCTTCTTCCTTCAGAACCGTGATGTGATGAAACAAGACTTATCCCTCCAAGACAGTATTCGGTATATAGATTATAAATCAAAGTTGAAATCCACCAGCTTCTCGGCGATCTCGTTGAACGATTCTTCCGACTGCCCGAAGTACTGTTCCCAAAGCTCCTTGTTCCAGATTTCCACCCGGTTCGATACGCCCAGAATGACACAGTCCTTGTTCAGCTTTGCATACTCTCGCAGATTAGCGGGAAGGGTCACCCTCCCCTGCTTGTCCCACTGGCATTCCGTCGCTCCCGAGAAAAAGAAACGGCTGAACGCGCGGGCGTCGGACTTCATGAGCGGCAGACTTTTCAGCTTTTGTTCCATGATTGCCCATTCTTCCATGGGATAAACGAAAAGGCAGGAATCGAGTCCGCGGGTGGCCACAAAAGAGGCGCCGAGCAGTTCACGAAACTTAGCCGGAATAATAATACGGCCTTTATCGTCAATGCTATGCTGGTATTCCCCCATAAACATTGGCTGCCCACTCCTTAATCCCTCGGGTCCCCACTTTGCCCCACTTTTCACCACTTAAGCATAATAGATTCGTCACTAAAAATCAAAAACCTTTTTCCGTTTAAAGGAAATTTATTCCTATCCTTATCATCGTTGCATCCTAAAAAAATCGCGTAGCTCTATTCGGGTGTCCGGCGCAATGCGACATAATACAGGGTACAGCAAAATGAACCAGATAAAAGACTATTGACGAAAGAAATAAATGCCAACCGCGCCGGAAGTAAAAGAATGGGCAAATTTAGCGAAGTGGATGATGGGATCGTCCTTTATGTCGAACACAAAATTTACACGTCGGCTCTGCGCGAATCCGTATTTCGACTGGTTTATCCTTTCATTTCCGAAAAATCCCTTCTATTAAATAGACCGAAATTTCATAGTGGATTTTATTAAAACGCCGAATTAACAAAAGGCAGCTTGGCCAATATTGCATTGGCAAGCTGCCTTTTTCATAATATAAGAATTAATAAGCTGAGCGCTTATCCATTCAGATTCCAGCTGTCCAAATACGCAACCTGCTCGGGTGTCAAGCGGTCAATGCCCAGCCCCATGCTTTCCAGCTTGTAGCGGGCAACCTGCTCGTCCAGCTCATAAGGAACATTCTCGACCTTGACGCCGATTTTTTCGTAGCTGTCATTTACATATTTCAGAGAGAGCGCCTGAAGGGCAAACGTCATGTCCATAATTTCCGCCGGATGTCCGTCCGCCGCGCCTAAGTTGACCAGCCGTCCCTCAGCCAACAGGTACAGCTTGCGTCCGTCCTTAAGCTGGTATTCCTCGATATTTTTACGGACAACGCGCTGCGTTACCGCTCTCTCCGCAAGCTCCGGTTTGTTGACCTCCACATCGAAATGACCGGCGTTGCACATAATGGCCCCGTCCTTCATCACATCGTAATGCTCGCCCCGGATGACGTAACGGTTGCCTGTTACGGTAACAAAGAAATCGCCCAGCTTGGCCGCTTCCAGCATCGGCATCACATGGAACCCGTCCATATGCGCTTCAACCGCCTTAATCGCATCGACTTCCGTGACGACTACGTTCGCGCCAAGTCCCTTGGCCCGCATGGCGACGCCTTTGCCGCACCATCCGTAACCGACAACCACGACCGTCTTGCCCGCAACCATCAGATTGGTCGTACGGATAATGCCGTCCCAAGCGGACTGACCGGTGCCGTAGCGGTTATCGAACAGATGCTTGCAGTATGCATCGTTGACGGCAACCATCGGGAATTTCAGCACGCCCTGCTTCTGCAGAGCCTTCAGCCGGATAATACCGGTCGTTGTCTCCTCCGCACCGCCCCGGATGTTCACCATCAGATCGGGCCGCTCGGAATGCAGCAGCGTCGCAAAGTCGCCGCCATCGTCGATAATGAGGTCAGGCTTGCTTTCCAGCGCCTTAATGTTGAGCGCCTTGAATTCCTCGGGTGTCGGATTGTATTTGGCAAATACGGTAATCCCGTCTTCGACCAGCGCGGCGCATACGTCGTCCTGCGTGGAGAGAGGGTTCGAGCCAGTAATCGTTACCTCCGCGCCGCCGGCCTGCACGACTTTGGCCAAGTAGGCGGTTTTGGCTTCCAAATGCAGCGTAATGGATACTTTCAACCCTTTGAACGGCTGCTCGGTTTCGAACTGCTCTCGAATACGGTTCAACACGGGCATGTGCTGGCGAACCCAGTCAATTTTGAGATGTCCCTCTGGAGCGAGCGACATATCGGCAACAATACTATTTTGCTTGGATAGAGAACTCATTAGATAACCTCCTGATCGTCATTTATTATATTTACTTCTTACATATAGATAATGCGGTGCGTCCCGCTGTAATCTGTGGGGAGCTCCATCAGCCCGTCCAGCCAGGATAGGCCATATCTGTTCAAATAATAGATGATATTGTAAACTCGTTCCTGGAGTCTACCCAGCGGCATAAGCGAACGTTCAATCCGCTCCCACTGCCGCAGTGCGGCGTCATTCTGTTTCGCCATCGCGTCCTGCACTTTATTTTGCAAGAATGAAATCTGATCCAGTATTTTCTCCTTGTTGCTGCCGCCCAGCTTGATGAGTCCGGCCTGGACCGTGCCGATTTGTTCGATAAGAGGCTCGTACATAGCGGTAAAAGCGGCTTTCGCCTCCTCGAACCTTCTGCCAAGCTCAAGCTCATCCTGCGCTTCAAGCCACTGCCGCTTCTTGTCTTCCAGTCCACCTTGGACATCGGCGAAAGTCAGTCCATATTTCTCCAGATGCTTGTGCAGCGTGCCCTCCACGATAGTAAAAGACATGCGGGGAATGATCAGCGGCATCCGCAGCCCCATATGCGCAAACGCCCGGCCGGTAATCCCCCAGTATGAGATCTCGCCTTGTCCAAGCACCGTTGCCAATACAGGCAGAAGATAATCCTGCATAAGCGGCCGGGTCAACACATTGTTGCTGAATCGTTCGGGGTGCCGGTCCAGAAGATCCAGCAGCTCCTCGCGGGAGAAAGAGACAGTGCCTTTGCGGTCGGTGAATATTCCATCCTTTTTGAGCAGCAGCAGCCGCGCGCCTTCATGGATATAAAAAAGATTTGCTCCGCCAGCCGTCACATCGGCCTGAAGCTGAAATCCTCCCTCCTTAATGTCGGCGGCTGTCTTATGGTAAGAAGCTTCAAGAGTATCATTGTTCTCGATCAATGAGCGGAAGAACGGTTGCTCCAGCCGCCGCAGCGCGGGGTCCGCGGAATCCAGCAGCACCAGACCGTATTTACCGAACAGCGAACCCATAATTTCTGCAAAAGCGCCGCACATGCTGCCGCCTGCGGCGGCGGCCCGCATGAGCTCCATCATTTCCGCCTTAAATTCACTCTCCTGAAGCAGCTCTTCCAGTTGTTCAAGCGGGCGACGCCAATGCTCCTCTTCCACTTCAATATGGCTGACCGAAGAATGTCCCGCATCCGGATACTCGATTCTCAATTTCGTTACTTCCCCCGACCGGTTCAGCACATATGTATGATTAACCTCATCCCAGTCGTGGTCCTCGCCAGCAATCCAGAAAATAGGCACAACCGGCCGGTCCAGCTCCCGGCTCGCTTCTTGTGCGGCAAGAATAGCCGTGACCGCTTTATAGATAACAAGAAGCGGGCCTGTAAACAGGCCGCTTTGCTGTCCACCGGCAACGACCAGTGTCTCCGGCTGTTCCAGCAGATCGAGCGATATCCTTACCTTCTCGTGGTTATTATACCTTGAGTTATAGGCCCGCAGCACTTCCGCAAGCTTGCTGCGGTCAGCCCGGAGGCTCTCGCTTTGATCCAGCCAAACGGCTCGCTGCCTCTTGTTCTCATGCATAAGAAAATCACCGCCATATAAATGGGCGACCGTTTCATAGCTGTGCATAAACCCTTGGGCAAGCGCCGGTCCGCCCGGCAGCGGCTCAGGTACAACATTCATCTTAAGCTGCCCCCTGTTCTCAAACTTCTTAAATGATTGTATCTAAAGGAGAACGCCGCGTCAAAGATCATTCTCAAAATTCATCAAAAAAACGGGGTTTCCGGCCGCTCCTTTAGAGCTGCCGGAAACCCCGGAACTTTCAAGTACTTTCCTTTCGGACAAGAGAGTTCAGGCTGTGCCCGAAACTTAGGCGTATGCCTTGGCTACCCAGTGGCCTTTCGAAACCTCAACCAGCTTCGTCTCTTCTTCATTGGTCTTCTCATCAGCCGAATAGATCGGGCTGGAAAGCTCATCATGAAAATGCAGCCGCTTCTTGTTGACCTCGATTTCTGGATCGGGAATCGGAATGGCCGACAACAGCGTTTTGGTATACGGATGAAGCGGGTTGGCGTACAGCTCTTCACTTTCGGCTAGCTCGACCATTTTGCCCAAGTACATAACCGCTACACGGTCGCTGATATGCTTAACCATGGACAAATCATGCGCAATGAACAGATAAGTAAGACCCAGACGGCTCTGCAGCTCTTTCAGCAGGTTGACGACCTGAGCCTGAATCGACACGTCAAGCGCTGAAATCGGTTCATCGCAGACGATGAATTTCGGATTAACCGCAAGCGCGCGGGCAATTCCGATCCGCTGGCGCTGGCCGCCGGAGAATTCATGCGGATACCGCGTTGCATGGTCATGGTTAAGTCCGACCATATCGAGCAGTTCCTCGATCCGTTTCTTCCGTTCAGCACGGCTTCCGGCCATATTATGAATATCCAGCGCTTCGCCGATAATATCCGAAACCGTAAAGCGCGGGTTGAGCGACGCGTAAGGGTCCTGGAAGATCATCTGCATGTCACGGCGCATAGCTTTCATTTTCCCTGGAGACAGTTTGTAAATGTCCGTACCGTTAAACTTAACGCTGCCAGCGGTCGGTTCGTACAGACGAAGGACCGTGCGGCCCGCGGTCGTTTTTCCGCAGCCGGACTCGCCCACCATTCCGAGCGTCTCCCCTTCGCGGATCGAGAAGTTGATATTATCGACCGCTCTGAGCACCTTGCCTTTGCCTACATTGAAATATTTCTTGAGGCCTTCCACCTCAATCAGTTGTTTGCTCAAGATTGTTGCACCTCCTTGGCCATCGGGTGCAGATTCCAGCAGCGCGCCGTATGCGTATCGCTGAATTCCGTAGTGCCCGGATCAATTCTTTCGCAGATCGCCATTGCTTCGCTGCAGCGCGCGGTGAATGGGCAGCCGATCGGCGGTTTGATCAGATCGGGCGGCGTGCCGACGATCGGAATCAATGGCTCGCCTTTCTTCTGGTCCAGACGAGGCATCGAACGAAGCAGACCTTTCGTATACGGGTGCTGAGGGTTTTTGAAAATTTCCCATCTCGTTCCCGTTTCCACCACTTCACCCGCATACATGACGATCACCCGGTCGCACATGCCGGCTACAACGCCAAGGTCATGCGTGATCAGAATAATGGAGGTGCCGAGCTTTTGCTGCATATCCTTCATAACGTCCATGATTTGTGCCTGGATCGTTACGTCGAGCGCCGTTGTCGGCTCGTCCGCAATGAGCAGCGCCGGACGGCAGGCAAGGGCAATCGCGATCATAACCCGCTGCCGCATACCGCCGGAAAATTCATGGGGATATTGATTAAAGCGGGCCTCGGCATTCTTGATGCCGACAAGCTTCAACATTTCAATGCCCTGCTTGGTCGCTTCGGCCGCTGACATTTTCTGATGTTTGATCAATACTTCCGTGATTTGCTTGCCCACTTTGATCGTGGGGTTAAGAGAGGTCATCGGGTCTTGAAATATCATGCCAATGTCTTTGCCGCGAATAGCTTCCATTTCTTTAATGCTTTTCTTGAGAAGATCCTGTCCCTGGAAAATAATTTCGCCCTTCTTCACTTTCGATGGCGGCGTTGGGATCAGCCGCATAATCGATTGAGCGGTAACGCTCTTTCCGCTGCCAGACTCGCCGACGATCGCTACCGTCTCCCCTTTGCCGATCTCGAAGTTCATACCACGGACGGCCTGTACTTCACCGCCCTTTACAAAAAACGAAACTTGCAAATCTTTTACTTGTAAAATCGGGTCCATTATCGTTCACCTCCTATTTCTTCAGTTTAGGGTCAAGTGCGTCGCGAAGTCCGTCGCCAAAAATGTTAAAGGCCAGCATGGTCACACTGATCAGAATAGCCGGGAACAGCATGCGCCACGGGAATGCGAGCCAGCCGGTCAGCGCGTCACTGATCATGGAACCGAGCGAGGCTCTAGGTGCTTGTACGCCGAGTCCAAGAAAACTCAGGAAGGCTTCCGCAAAGATCGCGTTCGGAACGGACAGCGTAACCGTTACGATAATAGGTCCGATAGCGTTCGGCAGCAAATGCTTGAACAGCAGGCGTTTGGAACCGGCTCCCATGGAACGGGATGCCAGAACATACTCCCGGTTCTTGAGCTGCATAATTTCGCCGCGCACAATCCACGACATGTTAATCCAGCCCGTAATTGTCAGCGCCAGGATGATCGTCCCTAAGCTTGGCTCCAGCACAACCAGAAGCAAAATAACGACAAGCAGGTATGGAATAGAATACAGAACTTCAGAAATCTTGTTCATGATGGCGTCCGTACGGCCGCCAAAGAATCCCATAATGCCGCCGTATACAACCCCGATCAGAAGGTCGATCAGGGCCGCGGCCAGACCTACGATCAAGGAAATCCGCGCCCCGTACCAGGTGCGGACGAACATATCGCGGCCCAGGTCATCGGTGCCGAACCAATGCTCGGCGTTCGGCGGCTGGTTGGTGTTTAGCAAATCATTGGAATAGTAGTTGAATTTGGTGATATGCGGGCCGAAAATGGCGCCAATAATAACTAATACCAGAAGGCCCAGGGAGGCCATGGCCATTTTGTTCTGCCGAAGCCGCTGCCAGGCGTCCTGCCAGGCCGACAGACTTTCGCGTTGAATCACTTCCGCCTGCTTCTCGTCCACGCCGATCTTGCGGAAATCTTCAGGCTTCAGGTTAACGCCCGATGAAACCGTATGTTGTTCAGATGCCACTCTTTAGCCCTCCTTTCCCCCGGTCAGTTTGATGCGCGGATCCACTAACACATAAGCGACATCCGTAACAAAGCGCGCCACCATTAGCAAAATACCGTAGAAAATCGTAATTCCCATAATAATCGGATAATCGCGTACGCTTATCGCTTCGACGAACTGCTTGCCGATGCCTCCGATACCAAAAATCTGTTCGATTACGACAGAGCCGGTAACGATATTGGCCGTCATCGGACCAATATATGTTACAACCGGCATAATGCCGTTGCGCAGCACGTGGCGGAAGAGAATAACGATCCAGCTAAGACCCTTGGCCTTCGCCGTCTTGATATAATCCGCATGCAGCACTTCAAGCATACTGGAGCGGGTCAGCCTGGCGATAAACGCAATCGGCTGCGCCGACAATGCGGCCACCGGAAGCACATAGTCCAAAGGATCATTGAAGCCCATGACATCAACCCAACCTAGCTTCGAAGCAAAAATATACTGCAG from Paenibacillus sophorae encodes:
- a CDS encoding ABC transporter ATP-binding protein, which encodes MDPILQVKDLQVSFFVKGGEVQAVRGMNFEIGKGETVAIVGESGSGKSVTAQSIMRLIPTPPSKVKKGEIIFQGQDLLKKSIKEMEAIRGKDIGMIFQDPMTSLNPTIKVGKQITEVLIKHQKMSAAEATKQGIEMLKLVGIKNAEARFNQYPHEFSGGMRQRVMIAIALACRPALLIADEPTTALDVTIQAQIMDVMKDMQQKLGTSIILITHDLGVVAGMCDRVIVMYAGEVVETGTRWEIFKNPQHPYTKGLLRSMPRLDQKKGEPLIPIVGTPPDLIKPPIGCPFTARCSEAMAICERIDPGTTEFSDTHTARCWNLHPMAKEVQQS
- a CDS encoding ABC transporter permease, with amino-acid sequence MASEQHTVSSGVNLKPEDFRKIGVDEKQAEVIQRESLSAWQDAWQRLRQNKMAMASLGLLVLVIIGAIFGPHITKFNYYSNDLLNTNQPPNAEHWFGTDDLGRDMFVRTWYGARISLIVGLAAALIDLLIGVVYGGIMGFFGGRTDAIMNKISEVLYSIPYLLVVILLLVVLEPSLGTIILALTITGWINMSWIVRGEIMQLKNREYVLASRSMGAGSKRLLFKHLLPNAIGPIIVTVTLSVPNAIFAEAFLSFLGLGVQAPRASLGSMISDALTGWLAFPWRMLFPAILISVTMLAFNIFGDGLRDALDPKLKK
- a CDS encoding ABC transporter permease yields the protein MVRYVANKFFYMLVSLFVLISATFFLMKAIPGDPFTSEKKIPDEIRQRLYEQYGLDKPVSQQYLKYLGNIVQGDFGVSMKRLNQDVSHIISQTFSASLKLGLVAIIVSIIVGILLGMLAALYHRKFIDTAAMVVAVLGIAVPSFVLATVLQYIFASKLGWVDVMGFNDPLDYVLPVAALSAQPIAFIARLTRSSMLEVLHADYIKTAKAKGLSWIVILFRHVLRNGIMPVVTYIGPMTANIVTGSVVIEQIFGIGGIGKQFVEAISVRDYPIIMGITIFYGILLMVARFVTDVAYVLVDPRIKLTGGKEG